A window of Spirochaetales bacterium contains these coding sequences:
- a CDS encoding adenylate/guanylate cyclase domain-containing protein, producing the protein MGKKFPFTLEENPDELAGLSFWNADVYRDLLACQRGTMTEDEFDVKYGKKAAILILDMTGFTKSTLRISPLYSFFRILNAQKICLPVFREYGAYTIHAFADNFTAVFHEPSAAIDAACEIHRRIGCYYEIESESGEIAQCCIGIGYGKVYAIGADKAMGDEMNRASKLGEDIAKGSETLVTENVYNEAKNRPDLRFHLQTHDEVPFPFFTVTRKKKRKG; encoded by the coding sequence ATGGGGAAAAAATTTCCGTTTACGCTTGAAGAGAATCCGGATGAACTGGCCGGGCTTTCCTTCTGGAATGCCGATGTGTATCGCGATCTCCTTGCCTGTCAACGCGGCACTATGACGGAAGACGAGTTTGATGTAAAATACGGAAAAAAAGCGGCAATTCTCATTCTCGATATGACGGGATTCACGAAATCGACACTCAGGATTTCTCCCCTCTATAGTTTTTTCCGGATCCTGAATGCCCAGAAAATTTGCCTTCCCGTTTTCAGGGAATATGGGGCCTATACCATTCATGCTTTTGCCGATAATTTCACCGCCGTTTTCCATGAACCCTCTGCGGCGATCGATGCGGCATGTGAAATTCACCGGCGGATCGGGTGCTATTATGAAATCGAAAGCGAATCCGGCGAGATAGCCCAGTGCTGTATCGGGATCGGGTACGGCAAGGTATACGCGATCGGAGCGGATAAGGCCATGGGAGATGAAATGAACCGGGCATCGAAACTCGGCGAGGATATCGCGAAAGGCTCGGAAACACTCGTGACGGAAAATGTCTATAATGAAGCGAAAAACCGGCCCGACCTCCGGTTTCACCTCCAGACACACGATGAGGTTCCCTTCCCGTTTTTTACGGTAACGAGAAAAAAAAAGAGGAAAGGCTGA
- a CDS encoding FHA domain-containing protein — MLLNNKKTDNAEWYLEAQHSGGEVYSIPIDKDPFIIGRKNDCHLILPARDISRNHAKIFKKGTALLIKDLQSTNGTFINQKRIKEEESLNNGDLVQFGSMKFRICKKDEEELEHTATFFSDSPQDEEDFFSYFNFTSREKEIFFLLIDGKATKEIATTLFISPGTAKNHVLNIFKKTNVHSRMMLMTKYLNFKQHVNE; from the coding sequence ATGCTTTTGAACAATAAGAAGACCGATAATGCCGAATGGTATCTCGAAGCACAGCATAGCGGAGGTGAGGTATACAGTATACCGATTGACAAAGATCCCTTCATAATCGGCAGAAAAAACGATTGTCATCTCATACTTCCCGCGCGTGATATTTCACGAAATCACGCAAAAATATTCAAAAAGGGAACCGCGCTTCTTATTAAAGATCTTCAAAGCACAAACGGTACCTTTATCAATCAGAAAAGGATAAAAGAAGAAGAATCCCTGAATAACGGGGACCTTGTCCAGTTCGGTTCCATGAAATTCAGAATATGCAAAAAAGACGAAGAAGAACTGGAGCATACCGCGACCTTTTTTTCCGACAGTCCCCAGGACGAGGAAGATTTCTTCAGCTATTTCAATTTTACTTCACGTGAAAAAGAGATCTTTTTCCTTCTCATCGACGGAAAAGCGACAAAAGAAATCGCGACGACACTTTTCATCTCGCCGGGAACGGCGAAAAACCATGTCCTCAATATCTTCAAAAAAACGAATGTTCATTCGAGAATGATGCTGATGACAAAATATCTCAATTTCAAACAGCATGTGAATGAATAA
- a CDS encoding DHH family phosphoesterase codes for MFIQTHNFPDHDSVASAFGLQYLLKQRGITSFLIYEGTVQRDSLRQLIEHLKIPIAHAGTHHITEKDKIIIVDGCKGNKNVTDLVGDEVAVIDHHEVTSPDDVRFSDIRPHYGACSTIIYEYFTGLRIVPPVPIGTALLAGLLMDTALMSRGVSEEDLAAYSGLYPASNIGFVNSNLRNYIQTKDLEFFEKAIKNSRIQESFAFCYFDEGCNQNLLGIIGDFFLALREVDLVFLCADNEVQINFSLRSEAPCWNAALIIQEVLRGIGFGGGHADMAGGIVKDIALFNPEDIFVKLGRVLRESKAAV; via the coding sequence GTGTTTATCCAGACACATAACTTCCCCGATCATGATTCGGTCGCTTCGGCCTTCGGGCTGCAATATCTTTTAAAGCAGCGGGGAATCACCTCGTTTCTCATTTACGAGGGAACGGTCCAGCGTGATTCGTTACGCCAGCTCATCGAACATCTTAAAATCCCTATAGCGCATGCGGGTACCCATCATATTACGGAAAAGGACAAGATTATTATCGTCGACGGCTGTAAGGGGAACAAAAACGTAACGGATCTTGTCGGGGACGAGGTCGCGGTCATCGACCACCATGAAGTGACTTCACCGGATGACGTCCGTTTCAGCGACATACGGCCCCACTATGGCGCCTGTTCGACGATCATTTACGAATATTTCACCGGCCTTCGTATCGTACCTCCGGTGCCGATCGGGACGGCCCTGCTCGCCGGGCTTCTCATGGATACGGCGCTGATGAGCCGCGGGGTTTCCGAGGAGGACCTGGCCGCTTATTCCGGTCTTTATCCCGCATCCAATATCGGTTTTGTCAATTCAAACCTGAGAAATTATATTCAGACAAAGGACCTCGAGTTCTTCGAAAAGGCGATCAAAAACTCACGGATACAGGAATCATTCGCATTCTGTTATTTCGATGAGGGCTGCAATCAGAATCTTCTTGGTATTATCGGCGATTTTTTCCTTGCCCTGCGTGAAGTCGATCTGGTTTTTCTCTGCGCCGACAATGAGGTCCAGATCAATTTTTCACTCAGAAGCGAAGCCCCCTGCTGGAACGCCGCGCTTATCATTCAGGAGGTGCTTCGCGGAATCGGGTTCGGAGGGGGGCATGCCGATATGGCGGGAGGAATCGTCAAGGACATAGCCTTATTCAATCCGGAGGACATCTTTGTAAAGCTCGGGCGGGTACTCCGGGAATCGAAAGCCGCGGTATAA
- a CDS encoding acyl-CoA thioesterase gives MRQKNERVSGTLPPKKALSVETNDIVLPGDTNKYNTLFGGRLMEMVDKAAAICSARYCHEEVVTASIEAVDFHIPIKEGYFVRITATLIFTGTSSMLVRVRVLGEEPVTGKSEHCCTAYVTMVAIDTGGKPKAVPPLLVETEEEKLDREEGYRIRESTQKRRKGMGETHSEKRFG, from the coding sequence ATGCGGCAAAAGAACGAGCGGGTATCCGGAACATTGCCCCCAAAAAAGGCACTGAGTGTCGAAACCAATGATATCGTCCTTCCCGGCGATACGAATAAATACAACACCCTCTTCGGCGGCCGTCTCATGGAAATGGTGGACAAAGCCGCGGCAATCTGTTCGGCGCGATACTGTCACGAAGAAGTGGTCACCGCGTCGATCGAGGCGGTCGATTTTCATATTCCTATCAAAGAAGGTTATTTTGTCAGGATTACGGCAACACTCATCTTTACGGGGACATCGTCGATGCTTGTCCGGGTCCGCGTCCTTGGAGAAGAACCGGTCACCGGGAAAAGCGAACACTGCTGTACGGCCTATGTCACGATGGTCGCTATCGATACCGGCGGAAAACCGAAAGCCGTCCCGCCTCTTCTGGTCGAAACGGAAGAAGAAAAGCTCGACCGGGAAGAAGGATACCGCATCAGGGAAAGCACGCAGAAACGCAGGAAGGGGATGGGCGAAACGCACTCAGAAAAACGGTTCGGATAG
- a CDS encoding trypsin-like peptidase domain-containing protein, which translates to MKQIFTITGIVLLLFVISACMTQKGVSERILSPLDGLSRQEINDRAIVQVLLLKNDYYITGGTGFFVNEEGYLVTAFHVIEFTQYEKDIEIFINDGNALIPARTIATDREKDLAVLSIEHKGPVPFVVFSDDTVLEPRSRIIFRAVPPELVASDEGTYLASAFLLRSDNHRIISFNNLDEMLSNPDTKDFVQDELLKNILFDPVTTSLISDPMSKKHLPYPRHTVDLLTFFLLDKESRIFFSDPDKKTRAGCSGGAAFSEAGFCVGMLQEILVVFRPNPKSRYIHTNQPPSDSHLFPLLDKMISAGQNASNISAFLGRNGIVHYKRDKYGIAFLDINH; encoded by the coding sequence ATGAAACAAATTTTCACCATAACAGGGATCGTATTGTTATTATTCGTCATATCTGCGTGCATGACGCAAAAGGGTGTATCGGAGCGAATCCTTTCGCCACTGGACGGCTTAAGCAGACAGGAGATAAACGACCGCGCGATCGTCCAGGTCCTCCTTTTAAAGAATGATTACTATATAACCGGCGGAACGGGCTTTTTTGTCAATGAAGAAGGATATCTTGTCACCGCCTTTCATGTGATCGAGTTTACACAATATGAGAAGGATATAGAGATTTTCATCAATGACGGCAACGCACTTATTCCGGCCCGCACCATTGCGACGGACAGGGAGAAGGATCTTGCCGTTCTGTCGATTGAACACAAGGGGCCGGTACCTTTTGTCGTGTTCTCAGACGACACCGTACTCGAACCGCGATCAAGGATAATTTTTCGTGCCGTTCCTCCCGAACTGGTTGCTTCCGATGAAGGGACCTATCTGGCTTCCGCTTTCCTCCTTCGAAGCGACAATCACAGAATCATCTCTTTCAACAATCTCGATGAAATGCTTTCAAATCCGGATACGAAGGATTTTGTTCAGGACGAACTCCTGAAAAACATCCTTTTCGATCCGGTAACGACCAGCCTTATTTCCGATCCGATGTCCAAAAAACATCTTCCATACCCGAGGCACACCGTCGATTTACTTACCTTTTTTCTCCTGGACAAGGAATCGAGGATTTTCTTTTCAGATCCGGATAAAAAGACGCGTGCGGGGTGTTCGGGGGGGGCCGCTTTTTCGGAAGCGGGATTCTGCGTCGGGATGCTTCAGGAAATTCTTGTCGTCTTCAGACCGAATCCAAAAAGCCGCTACATTCATACGAATCAACCTCCGAGTGACAGCCATCTTTTTCCCCTTTTGGATAAGATGATCAGCGCCGGACAGAACGCTTCGAATATATCGGCGTTTTTAGGGAGGAACGGGATCGTTCACTATAAAAGAGACAAGTACGGTATCGCGTTTTTGGATATAAATCATTAA
- a CDS encoding response regulator: protein MEDPGTRKRFVAIVDDEENIRETVSYALKKEGYIPLSYSDGFVAWEAFKDKMPDLVVLDIIMPRMDGLELCRKIRNISETLPVIFLTSKDEEFDRILGLQIGGDDYLCKPFSMRELMMRIKVLFRRLLFQTQKKDEKDLLTLGELDLDMQCYTVTWKGIKVNLTVTEFMLLLSLVKYPGHVKNREQLMREAYPHNTFVSDRTIDSHIKRLRQKFFQVDDDFSCIETVYGLGYRYRME from the coding sequence ATGGAAGATCCGGGAACGCGAAAACGCTTTGTCGCGATTGTCGACGATGAGGAGAATATAAGGGAGACCGTCTCATACGCATTGAAAAAAGAGGGATATATACCCCTCTCGTATAGCGATGGCTTCGTCGCGTGGGAGGCTTTCAAGGATAAGATGCCTGATCTCGTGGTCCTGGATATCATCATGCCGAGAATGGACGGCCTTGAACTCTGCAGAAAGATACGAAACATTTCCGAGACACTTCCTGTTATATTTCTCACATCAAAGGACGAGGAGTTCGACCGGATTCTCGGGCTTCAGATCGGGGGTGACGATTACCTCTGCAAGCCTTTTTCCATGCGTGAACTCATGATGCGGATCAAGGTCCTTTTCCGCCGCCTGCTCTTCCAGACACAAAAGAAAGACGAAAAGGATCTGTTGACGCTGGGTGAACTCGATCTTGACATGCAGTGTTATACCGTGACGTGGAAAGGAATAAAGGTCAATCTTACCGTCACCGAATTCATGCTTCTCCTGTCGCTGGTGAAATATCCGGGTCATGTCAAAAACAGGGAACAACTGATGAGGGAGGCATATCCACACAATACATTCGTCAGTGACAGAACGATCGACAGTCATATAAAACGGCTCAGGCAGAAGTTTTTCCAGGTCGACGACGATTTTTCCTGTATTGAAACGGTGTACGGCCTGGGATACCGCTACAGGATGGAGTAG
- a CDS encoding WYL domain-containing protein, with protein sequence MAKVDRSCFRITLSLSLFYKSLFFTILISMYGKNLIKLFKAINILTQPEGATITELQEQLQTSRRSVYRLLDTLQELNFPLKEGKTEDGIAKKWKLDEQYLSKLPNLSLADLQLTKEEIILLFFLFSRGSIFKTTKLEQYLLSLKNKLDIFLPDNLRNQQSITKLDDIFIPFSQGLKDYSGKEDILDDLTDSIVQYKRCIVTYHSFSSDTPKLFQIDPLKLFQHGGGLYVFVRVVKYDSISILSVERIRKLAVLESHFEYPQGFDPEEVLDTAYVLTFGDPVSARVWFSAEIAHYIRERKWAAEQKIEEQPDGSIILSLHTSGIFDVKKWVLSYGAHAKILEPSYLAEQIGEEVQRMLKHYPPV encoded by the coding sequence ATGGCAAAGGTTGACCGGAGTTGTTTTCGTATAACTTTGTCCCTTTCCTTATTTTACAAATCGCTTTTTTTTACTATACTTATCTCCATGTACGGGAAGAACCTGATAAAACTTTTCAAGGCGATCAATATACTGACTCAACCGGAAGGCGCGACGATTACCGAACTCCAGGAACAACTCCAAACAAGCCGCAGATCTGTCTACCGGCTTCTGGATACATTGCAGGAACTCAATTTCCCCCTCAAAGAGGGAAAAACAGAGGACGGAATAGCAAAAAAATGGAAACTGGACGAACAGTATCTTTCGAAGCTCCCCAATTTGAGTTTGGCCGATTTGCAGCTTACGAAAGAAGAAATCATCCTTCTTTTCTTTCTTTTCAGCAGGGGAAGCATTTTCAAGACAACGAAACTCGAACAGTATTTGCTTTCCCTCAAAAACAAACTCGATATTTTTCTTCCCGATAATCTGAGAAATCAGCAGTCCATCACAAAGCTGGACGATATTTTTATCCCCTTCAGCCAGGGATTAAAAGATTATTCGGGAAAGGAAGATATTCTGGACGATCTCACCGACTCGATCGTTCAGTATAAACGCTGCATCGTTACCTACCATTCTTTTTCTTCGGATACACCGAAATTGTTTCAGATTGATCCGCTAAAGCTCTTTCAGCACGGCGGTGGATTGTATGTTTTTGTCAGGGTGGTCAAATACGATTCCATCAGCATCCTCTCTGTCGAACGGATCAGAAAACTTGCCGTATTGGAAAGTCATTTTGAATATCCGCAGGGATTTGATCCGGAAGAAGTCCTTGATACCGCATATGTTCTGACATTCGGAGATCCCGTTTCGGCGCGGGTATGGTTTTCCGCCGAAATAGCACATTATATCAGGGAAAGAAAATGGGCAGCGGAGCAGAAAATCGAAGAGCAGCCGGACGGTTCGATCATTCTCTCTCTCCACACCTCGGGAATATTCGATGTAAAAAAATGGGTACTTTCCTATGGAGCTCATGCAAAAATACTCGAACCGTCGTATCTTGCGGAGCAGATCGGTGAAGAGGTGCAGCGCATGCTGAAGCATTATCCGCCGGTCTGA
- a CDS encoding HD domain-containing protein — translation MNTLSADITREILKSNIRREYRTLSPYAEKSTKGVRLHGEREIIPDKLNIRPVFFHDADRIIHSLAYTRYIDKTQVFSLFENDHITHRGLHVQFVSKIARVIGRFLRLNEDLIEAIALGHDLGHVPYGHEGERFLNAIAQKRGAGCFCHNAQSVRCLMELENHGRGCNLTLQVLDGILSHYGEKVEKSYTPGPAKTWDAFLEEYRKCFMIEDYYKTLRPMTMEGSVVRIADIIAYIGRDIEDAIEVGLVKREDIPEPVTKILGNTNREIINNLIIDIINESYEKKSISFSTVTYTALHKLLVWNYRHIYNNPKKTNQNDKIEYMMNFLFEKYINDLRIQNRRSALFTLFLDNMNADYVKKTKNERIVLDFIAGMTDDFFNNEFRKYIMPVSYGLTVD, via the coding sequence ATGAATACACTCTCCGCCGATATTACCAGGGAAATACTCAAAAGCAATATCCGCAGGGAATACAGGACATTGAGTCCGTATGCAGAAAAAAGTACCAAAGGGGTGCGGCTGCACGGGGAAAGGGAAATAATTCCCGACAAGCTGAATATTCGTCCGGTTTTTTTTCATGATGCCGACAGGATCATTCATTCCCTGGCATATACTCGATATATCGATAAAACACAGGTTTTTTCCCTGTTTGAAAACGATCACATCACTCACCGCGGCCTCCACGTTCAGTTTGTTTCCAAAATAGCACGGGTCATCGGGAGGTTTCTCAGGCTTAACGAGGACCTTATCGAGGCGATCGCACTCGGACATGATCTGGGTCATGTCCCCTACGGCCATGAGGGGGAACGATTTTTGAACGCTATCGCGCAGAAAAGGGGAGCCGGTTGTTTTTGCCACAACGCACAGAGTGTCAGGTGCCTCATGGAACTCGAAAATCACGGAAGAGGATGCAACCTGACCCTTCAGGTTCTCGATGGTATCCTTTCCCATTATGGCGAGAAAGTGGAAAAAAGCTATACACCGGGTCCGGCCAAGACCTGGGACGCCTTCCTTGAGGAATACCGCAAGTGCTTCATGATTGAAGATTATTATAAAACCTTGCGGCCCATGACCATGGAAGGCAGTGTCGTCCGTATAGCGGATATAATCGCCTATATCGGGAGGGATATCGAAGATGCGATCGAGGTAGGGCTTGTGAAGCGGGAGGATATTCCGGAACCGGTGACAAAAATACTCGGTAATACCAACAGGGAAATCATCAATAACCTCATCATTGATATTATCAATGAAAGCTATGAGAAAAAGTCGATCTCGTTTTCGACCGTTACGTATACTGCCCTGCACAAACTCCTCGTCTGGAATTACAGGCATATCTACAATAACCCGAAAAAGACCAATCAGAACGACAAGATCGAATATATGATGAATTTTCTTTTTGAAAAATACATCAATGATCTGCGGATACAAAACAGGCGTTCGGCCCTTTTCACCCTCTTTCTCGACAATATGAATGCGGATTATGTAAAAAAAACAAAAAACGAACGTATCGTCTTAGATTTTATCGCGGGCATGACCGATGATTTTTTCAATAACGAGTTCAGAAAATACATCATGCCGGTCTCCTACGGGCTGACCGTCGATTAG
- a CDS encoding STAS domain-containing protein, translating into MEIKKRIEGNCVIVDMEGEMDYLNAVSLRQVIMELIDAKKKNIIINLEKVPYMDSTGLGTLITLWQKSKAQAIGLKYAHPQETVKKLFVLSRLNNILPITATLQEAIEQLQ; encoded by the coding sequence ATGGAAATCAAGAAACGAATTGAAGGCAATTGTGTCATCGTCGATATGGAAGGGGAAATGGATTACCTCAATGCCGTCTCACTCAGACAGGTGATAATGGAGCTTATCGACGCAAAAAAAAAGAATATCATCATCAACCTCGAAAAGGTACCCTATATGGATAGTACCGGATTGGGAACACTCATCACACTCTGGCAGAAATCAAAAGCTCAGGCGATCGGTTTGAAATATGCACATCCCCAGGAAACGGTCAAGAAGCTGTTCGTATTGAGCAGACTCAACAATATTCTGCCCATCACCGCGACACTCCAAGAGGCGATCGAACAGCTTCAGTAA
- a CDS encoding response regulator, which produces MATILVIDDIEYVRERVSHFLQKEGHTVYTAENGLKGCEIIRDKKIDLLITDVVMPGKGGVDVLLEMKSELKDKKIIVITGKVSPDSDAFKILIEQLGAHRVLFKPFKKGDLLDAVNGILEEIG; this is translated from the coding sequence ATGGCAACAATTCTTGTTATCGATGATATTGAGTACGTACGGGAGCGTGTCAGTCATTTTTTGCAGAAAGAAGGTCATACGGTCTATACGGCGGAAAATGGTCTCAAAGGCTGTGAGATCATCCGCGATAAAAAAATAGACCTTCTTATTACCGATGTCGTCATGCCCGGTAAGGGGGGAGTCGACGTGTTACTCGAGATGAAGAGTGAACTGAAAGACAAAAAAATAATCGTTATCACCGGAAAGGTGTCTCCCGATTCGGACGCATTCAAGATACTGATCGAACAGCTGGGGGCGCATCGTGTTCTGTTCAAGCCATTCAAAAAAGGGGATCTCCTTGACGCCGTGAACGGCATCCTTGAGGAGATCGGCTGA
- a CDS encoding TetR/AcrR family transcriptional regulator encodes MTRRPNSELPEQILGEAEAIVVSSGYEAVNMRTIAKRAGVSATIIYHYFKSKDDLLYRLQLITAEKLNARIRHLENHPDPHEALHLLGKEYIAFAENNPELYRLLLSNMGGGSLTEENQPVIFYTYNIARQCLQRMAEMHETRVNPSYAAMMGWVMLHGFSSLLLAGNLELAEGLDREKLKRIFFDFYTSGPQTRKYETD; translated from the coding sequence ATGACCAGGCGGCCGAACAGTGAATTACCGGAACAAATACTCGGAGAAGCGGAAGCGATCGTCGTTTCATCCGGATACGAGGCGGTCAATATGCGGACGATTGCAAAACGGGCGGGGGTAAGCGCGACGATCATCTACCACTATTTTAAAAGCAAGGACGATCTCCTGTACCGGCTGCAGTTGATCACGGCGGAAAAACTCAATGCCCGCATCCGGCATCTGGAAAACCACCCGGACCCCCATGAAGCCCTCCATCTTTTGGGAAAAGAGTATATTGCCTTTGCGGAAAACAATCCTGAACTCTACCGCCTCCTTTTAAGCAATATGGGCGGAGGCAGTCTGACCGAGGAAAATCAGCCGGTCATTTTTTACACCTACAATATCGCCCGTCAATGTCTTCAAAGGATGGCTGAAATGCACGAAACACGCGTCAATCCGTCCTATGCCGCCATGATGGGCTGGGTAATGCTTCACGGGTTTTCATCGCTTCTTCTGGCGGGTAACCTCGAACTTGCCGAGGGACTGGACAGGGAAAAATTGAAACGGATATTTTTCGATTTTTATACATCGGGTCCGCAAACGCGGAAGTATGAGACCGATTGA
- a CDS encoding NAD(P)H-dependent oxidoreductase yields the protein MNIIVINGSPKGKQSITMQYTAYLAKKRGGHTFNTLHVAAMIGRLENNIDAFKAAITKIRSADAVLWAFPVYYLLVSSQYKRFIELVFERNAESAFSGKPAVSLSTSIRFFDNMAHQYMRSIMDDLGMRCGGNYSAYMSDLTDSRERARLLAFFDVFLLFTESPAPFIPAFQPVVHCQRPYIPERPVVKVDTKGKRIACITDARPGDENLKAMIERFSAAVSEKAEIVNLREIDFTGGCLGCLRCGQNNRCVYEGRDDFIGLYRNIVEKADILVFAGTIAGRQLSAVWRRFFDRSFFNNHTPTLMNKQIAFLVSGPLKQLPDIRRPYEAWLEIQRANLIDFISDDMITSPALDAAIDQCARRLVLCADSGYVAPRTFYGIAGMKLFRDEIWGGLRFIFRADHKAYKRMGFYDFPQKRIASRLKIFIATLITGLPVIRKHFPSRIKSGMLEPFKKVVNEA from the coding sequence ATGAATATCATTGTCATAAACGGAAGCCCGAAAGGGAAGCAGAGTATCACCATGCAGTATACAGCCTATCTGGCAAAAAAGAGGGGCGGACACACATTCAACACCCTGCATGTTGCCGCAATGATAGGCCGTCTGGAAAATAACATCGACGCATTCAAGGCCGCGATAACGAAAATAAGAAGTGCGGATGCCGTTCTCTGGGCGTTTCCCGTCTATTATCTTCTTGTCTCCTCCCAGTACAAACGCTTTATCGAACTTGTCTTCGAGCGAAACGCCGAATCGGCGTTTTCGGGGAAACCGGCGGTTTCCCTGTCCACCTCGATCAGATTTTTCGACAACATGGCGCATCAGTACATGAGATCGATCATGGATGACCTCGGGATGCGCTGCGGCGGCAATTATTCGGCGTATATGTCCGATTTGACCGACAGCCGGGAACGTGCGCGTCTACTCGCTTTTTTTGACGTGTTTCTGCTTTTCACCGAATCGCCTGCGCCCTTCATTCCCGCCTTTCAGCCGGTCGTCCATTGTCAACGCCCCTATATTCCGGAAAGACCGGTCGTAAAAGTCGATACCAAAGGTAAACGCATCGCCTGTATTACCGATGCCCGGCCCGGAGACGAAAACCTGAAGGCGATGATCGAACGATTTTCTGCGGCAGTCTCGGAAAAAGCGGAAATCGTCAACCTCCGCGAAATCGATTTTACGGGCGGATGCCTCGGCTGCCTGCGGTGCGGACAAAACAACCGCTGTGTCTATGAGGGCAGGGATGATTTTATCGGGCTGTACAGGAATATCGTCGAAAAGGCCGATATTCTCGTTTTTGCGGGGACGATTGCCGGTCGGCAATTGAGTGCCGTCTGGAGGCGTTTTTTCGACCGGAGTTTTTTCAACAATCATACCCCTACCCTGATGAACAAACAGATCGCCTTTCTCGTTTCGGGCCCCCTCAAGCAGCTTCCCGACATCAGACGGCCGTATGAGGCATGGCTGGAAATCCAGCGGGCTAATCTCATCGATTTTATATCGGACGATATGATCACATCCCCGGCACTCGACGCGGCGATCGATCAGTGCGCCCGGCGGCTCGTCCTTTGTGCGGACAGCGGTTATGTAGCGCCGCGCACCTTTTACGGGATCGCGGGGATGAAACTCTTCCGCGACGAAATCTGGGGCGGTCTGCGCTTTATATTCCGTGCCGATCACAAGGCCTACAAACGCATGGGGTTCTACGATTTCCCGCAAAAGCGAATCGCTTCCAGGCTGAAAATATTTATCGCCACCCTCATAACCGGACTGCCCGTGATCCGAAAACATTTTCCTTCCAGGATCAAAAGCGGCATGCTTGAACCCTTCAAGAAAGTGGTGAACGAAGCATGA
- a CDS encoding HPr family phosphocarrier protein, producing the protein MDIKEIDITPAELKAIEEHKYYMSQRQNREVTIEEAIEDFIRHYKEAWIKEKQKNENLEQIEEIKKYMHMRSEEMGQTIGELTAAEEWRTQYAHIWRAEKESLEKNGFAKINVIVQNEKGLHMRPSSTLAVLTSRYDCDVYVHKDGMEHYNFVLNGQKYMNVKSVLGVLTLAACKGEKLEFIATGREAKEALEAIEEFVNNGCQTCK; encoded by the coding sequence ATGGATATAAAGGAAATAGACATTACTCCTGCCGAACTCAAAGCCATTGAGGAACACAAGTATTATATGTCTCAACGGCAGAATCGTGAAGTCACGATTGAGGAGGCGATCGAGGATTTTATCCGTCATTACAAGGAAGCCTGGATCAAGGAAAAACAGAAAAATGAGAATCTCGAACAGATAGAAGAAATAAAGAAATATATGCATATGCGATCGGAGGAAATGGGGCAGACGATCGGGGAATTGACCGCGGCGGAGGAATGGCGGACCCAGTACGCGCATATCTGGCGTGCGGAAAAGGAATCGCTTGAAAAAAACGGATTCGCAAAGATTAATGTCATAGTCCAAAACGAGAAGGGACTTCATATGCGGCCGTCGTCGACACTGGCCGTTCTCACCAGCAGGTACGATTGTGATGTCTATGTCCATAAAGACGGGATGGAGCATTATAATTTTGTCCTGAATGGACAGAAATATATGAATGTCAAGTCCGTGCTGGGGGTGCTTACGCTTGCCGCCTGTAAAGGAGAGAAACTGGAGTTTATCGCTACCGGCCGGGAAGCGAAAGAAGCTCTGGAGGCAATCGAAGAATTTGTGAATAACGGGTGTCAAACCTGTAAGTGA